One window of Microcoleus vaginatus PCC 9802 genomic DNA carries:
- a CDS encoding AbrB family transcriptional regulator, with translation MAETATAPLTGKGLLQKIKGSDLPRRELAKLCGYFTVSKSGETRINLAEFYDAVLAAKGIELEKSKADGRGREASYRASVHKNGSIVIGANYTQEMGLKPGDEFEIKLGYKHIRLIQIDMDRPDVELDDEEEDTEE, from the coding sequence ATGGCAGAAACAGCTACAGCACCCTTAACAGGAAAAGGTCTGCTTCAAAAAATCAAAGGCAGTGATTTGCCACGCAGAGAACTTGCAAAGCTTTGCGGCTACTTCACTGTCAGCAAAAGTGGAGAAACCCGGATTAATCTGGCTGAGTTTTACGATGCAGTGTTAGCTGCTAAGGGCATTGAGCTAGAGAAGTCGAAAGCAGACGGACGCGGGCGAGAAGCGAGTTATCGAGCTAGCGTTCACAAGAATGGCTCGATCGTGATCGGCGCAAATTATACCCAAGAAATGGGATTAAAGCCGGGAGACGAGTTTGAAATTAAGCTCGGATACAAGCACATTCGCTTGATTCAGATCGATATGGACAGACCGGATGTGGAATTGGATGATGAAGAGGAGGATACAGAAGAATAG
- a CDS encoding CHAT domain-containing protein, with translation MSQEFQLSVTPVGDDEYLVRTERVAPGVPLAEQQVRWPIDEWLALSAQLMNDPLVGLLQGKVVQGSNLAGRGLSRSGNNSAPNLVALGQQLYSGLFQGNLRDSWTCAQGIAQHRREVLQLRLGLKGRRLPRLPWEVLHAGDRPLATGTDVVFSRYQPGTSLFKQTRILPSSGPLKILMAIASPSDRDSLQLKREVLHLQQELQNRTANPLKNSPHSPEIQLTILEQPDREQLTQALEQGHYQVLHYAGHSNLGSRGGELYLVSSRTGLTETLSGDDLAGLLVNNGIQMAVFNSCRGAYGDPSDLADDSPERNLTEALVKRGIPAVLAMAESIPDDVALTLTRLFYRNLNQGYPVDLSLSRARAGLISAYGSHQLYWALPILYQHPDFDGYLIGGPAHSATSGSRVQIIASGTPPALAGTEWSAPPSLSAIAQYPPIPANRSHESDSSDGEVWEYFPDQLKDRRDWVHQNDRFDATNSPNSPTASPSSIPNSESSAIQATRAAAPTQKPLKKPGLKKSVALMLCLLPVALSAGFFGWRYSHQRDTKPEELLPAVRTPLSQNYLQQRH, from the coding sequence GTGAGCCAGGAATTTCAACTCTCAGTCACCCCTGTTGGGGACGACGAATATCTAGTGCGGACAGAAAGGGTTGCACCCGGTGTACCCTTAGCCGAACAACAAGTCCGCTGGCCGATCGACGAATGGCTTGCACTGTCTGCTCAACTGATGAACGACCCGCTGGTGGGCTTGCTCCAGGGAAAAGTAGTACAGGGAAGCAATTTGGCTGGTCGCGGCCTCTCCCGTTCGGGAAACAACTCAGCGCCCAATTTAGTAGCTCTGGGGCAACAATTATACAGCGGGCTGTTTCAAGGAAACTTGCGCGATAGCTGGACTTGCGCTCAAGGCATCGCCCAGCACCGCCGAGAAGTGCTGCAACTGCGACTCGGACTCAAAGGCCGGCGCTTGCCGCGGCTGCCGTGGGAAGTTCTGCACGCCGGCGATCGCCCTTTGGCAACCGGCACCGATGTCGTGTTTTCTCGCTACCAACCAGGTACAAGTTTGTTCAAACAAACCCGGATACTGCCTAGTAGCGGGCCACTAAAAATTTTAATGGCGATCGCCTCTCCGAGCGATCGAGACAGCTTGCAGCTCAAGCGAGAAGTGCTCCACCTGCAACAAGAACTCCAAAACCGCACCGCTAATCCTCTCAAAAACAGCCCGCATTCCCCGGAAATTCAACTGACTATTCTCGAACAGCCCGATCGAGAACAACTTACTCAAGCCTTAGAACAAGGACACTACCAAGTCCTGCACTACGCAGGCCACAGCAACTTAGGTTCCAGAGGTGGCGAACTCTACTTAGTCAGCAGCCGCACCGGCTTAACCGAAACCCTCAGTGGCGACGACTTAGCTGGATTGCTTGTTAACAACGGTATTCAGATGGCCGTGTTCAACTCCTGCCGTGGCGCCTACGGCGACCCATCAGACCTCGCGGACGACAGCCCGGAACGGAACTTAACCGAAGCTCTAGTGAAGCGGGGCATTCCGGCAGTGCTAGCAATGGCAGAAAGCATCCCCGACGATGTAGCCCTAACTCTGACCCGGTTGTTTTACCGCAACCTCAATCAAGGCTATCCAGTCGATCTCAGCCTGAGCCGGGCCAGAGCTGGGCTAATTTCTGCCTACGGTTCTCACCAGCTATACTGGGCTTTGCCCATTCTCTACCAGCACCCGGACTTTGACGGCTATCTGATCGGCGGCCCAGCCCACAGCGCGACATCCGGGTCTCGGGTGCAAATAATCGCGTCGGGAACGCCGCCGGCTCTGGCGGGTACAGAATGGAGTGCGCCACCTTCACTCTCGGCGATCGCCCAATACCCCCCAATCCCAGCCAATCGATCGCATGAGTCAGACAGTTCTGACGGCGAAGTCTGGGAATACTTTCCCGACCAATTAAAAGATCGCAGGGATTGGGTTCACCAGAACGATCGATTCGATGCTACTAATTCACCGAACTCACCGACGGCTTCGCCGTCCTCTATTCCTAATTCTGAGTCTTCGGCGATCCAAGCAACTCGCGCCGCTGCACCGACTCAGAAACCCTTAAAAAAACCGGGGTTGAAAAAATCTGTCGCTCTAATGCTTTGCTTATTGCCCGTGGCTTTGAGTGCTGGCTTTTTTGGGTGGCGCTACTCGCACCAGCGAGACACGAAACCTGAAGAGTTACTACCGGCGGTACGGACTCCCCTGTCGCAAAATTACCTGCAACAACGTCACTAA
- a CDS encoding DUF4168 domain-containing protein: MNTSLNTSKFALNRMLRQSLLLGIFSAAALASGWAPGLYGQSPNLVFGAAAQAQEISSEEITSYARAVLAIEPRRVEAFNEIKGMAGGSVPRVVCNETQQINRLSGSVRGIAVNYCQQAKKVIETNGLTVSRFNQLTLLQQADPAVKQRIQAELLRLQQAGNQ, translated from the coding sequence ATGAACACCTCACTTAACACCTCTAAATTTGCCCTCAACCGGATGCTGCGACAATCGCTGTTGCTTGGCATCTTTTCTGCAGCAGCTTTAGCTAGCGGATGGGCACCCGGTTTGTATGGACAATCCCCAAACCTCGTTTTCGGAGCAGCAGCCCAAGCTCAAGAGATTAGCAGCGAGGAAATTACTAGCTACGCTCGCGCTGTGTTGGCAATAGAACCTAGACGGGTGGAAGCTTTTAACGAAATTAAAGGAATGGCTGGGGGCTCGGTTCCCAGAGTCGTGTGCAACGAAACTCAGCAAATTAATAGGTTGTCTGGAAGTGTTCGCGGCATCGCGGTGAATTACTGCCAACAAGCTAAAAAAGTTATCGAAACCAATGGTTTGACAGTTAGTCGCTTCAACCAGCTCACTTTGCTCCAGCAAGCGGATCCGGCAGTCAAACAGCGAATTCAAGCCGAGCTGCTGCGACTGCAACAAGCGGGCAATCAATAA
- a CDS encoding DUF4385 domain-containing protein: MKQFDYSLDFKNIDFRQHPELYRVGRGEQGVLLVEPYKGEILPFWRFKTPEIARESSSKIYSLFLEYLDREDFVGADMARKFLQMGYTRSRRYANHKSGRKYQQNPQKLKSVAEQTAARKDILPLQADPLKAESAAIFLEKWMLAKINEKYLELLARHRQMYESYLVNAED, from the coding sequence ATGAAGCAGTTCGACTACTCTTTGGATTTTAAGAATATTGACTTTCGACAGCACCCGGAACTCTATCGGGTAGGGAGGGGAGAACAGGGAGTGCTGTTGGTGGAACCTTACAAAGGAGAAATTCTGCCTTTCTGGAGATTTAAGACTCCTGAAATTGCCAGGGAGTCCAGCAGCAAAATTTACTCCTTGTTTTTAGAGTATCTCGATCGCGAAGATTTTGTGGGAGCCGACATGGCCCGCAAGTTCTTGCAGATGGGGTATACTCGATCGCGTCGCTACGCCAACCACAAAAGCGGTCGAAAATACCAGCAAAACCCTCAGAAGCTGAAGTCTGTTGCAGAGCAAACCGCAGCTCGAAAAGATATTTTGCCCCTACAAGCAGATCCGCTGAAAGCAGAATCCGCCGCCATTTTTCTTGAAAAATGGATGCTGGCCAAAATCAACGAGAAATATCTCGAGCTTTTAGCCAGACACCGACAGATGTACGAATCTTATTTAGTCAACGCTGAGGATTGA
- the ureE gene encoding urease accessory protein UreE: MLTLTKHLPANPDAIVSFTLQMTSDDRTRSRHRFETDTGEKLHLSLPRGTVLRDRDLLQSEDGTCLVLVSAKPELVLTARASSPLLLMRAAYHLGNRHVALEIADNYLRFSPDSVLQGMLEKMGLEVTEEIVPFQPEMGAYGHNH, from the coding sequence ATGCTAACCCTCACAAAACATTTACCTGCAAATCCCGATGCTATTGTCAGCTTTACTTTACAAATGACATCGGACGATCGCACTCGCAGCCGTCACCGATTCGAGACGGATACGGGGGAAAAGCTGCACCTGAGTTTGCCCAGAGGTACGGTACTGCGCGATCGAGATTTATTGCAGTCGGAAGACGGTACCTGTTTGGTACTGGTAAGTGCAAAACCCGAACTGGTACTGACAGCGCGGGCATCAAGTCCGCTGCTACTGATGCGGGCGGCTTATCATTTAGGAAACCGTCACGTAGCTTTAGAAATTGCGGATAATTATTTAAGATTTTCTCCCGACTCTGTGTTGCAGGGAATGCTCGAAAAAATGGGTTTGGAAGTAACAGAGGAAATTGTGCCGTTTCAGCCGGAAATGGGGGCTTACGGGCACAACCATTAG
- a CDS encoding DoxX family membrane protein — protein sequence MKSQKEIWRVILAVALCIVGVLHFAVPTPFIRIVPPQLPYPEALVYISGFFEILGGIGLLVPPVSRAAAWGLIALFIAVFPANINQAVNNIPIEGIPHNQLLYWFRLPFQAVFIAWAWVYTQPDEGKPRASIVPDRTEKTQ from the coding sequence ATGAAAAGTCAAAAAGAAATTTGGCGAGTTATCCTCGCAGTAGCTCTCTGTATTGTAGGCGTGCTGCACTTTGCAGTGCCGACACCTTTTATCCGAATCGTGCCGCCCCAGCTTCCTTACCCAGAAGCCTTGGTTTATATCAGCGGTTTTTTCGAGATTTTGGGTGGCATTGGGCTGTTAGTTCCTCCTGTCAGCAGGGCGGCGGCATGGGGATTAATTGCCTTGTTTATTGCCGTGTTTCCAGCTAATATCAATCAAGCCGTCAACAACATTCCGATAGAAGGGATTCCCCACAACCAATTACTGTATTGGTTCAGGCTGCCTTTTCAAGCTGTCTTCATTGCTTGGGCCTGGGTTTATACCCAACCAGACGAAGGTAAACCCCGGGCTTCTATAGTTCCCGATAGAACAGAAAAGACCCAATGA
- a CDS encoding regulatory protein RecX — protein MSCLDYFYFLLSRKDYSASELRKKGQEKGFGNEEILEAIAQIQDRGYQSDTRLVANSIASAAGKYGKSAIKRKCLQKGITNDLFEQVWEEEIAENQDSEAEKLAELKAKVMRKYKIDTWGKADPKTKGKVLNYLQYRGFNAFEIWRQWQTEEDDE, from the coding sequence ATGAGCTGTCTTGACTATTTCTATTTTCTCTTGTCCCGCAAAGACTACAGTGCCTCTGAACTTCGCAAAAAGGGGCAAGAGAAAGGTTTTGGCAATGAGGAAATATTGGAGGCGATCGCGCAAATTCAAGACCGCGGCTATCAGTCCGACACTCGCTTGGTGGCAAACTCGATCGCCTCTGCAGCAGGCAAATACGGGAAGTCGGCCATCAAGCGCAAGTGCCTGCAAAAAGGAATTACCAACGATTTGTTCGAGCAAGTCTGGGAAGAAGAAATTGCCGAAAATCAGGACTCCGAAGCAGAAAAACTGGCCGAATTAAAAGCCAAAGTCATGCGGAAATACAAGATCGATACTTGGGGTAAAGCAGATCCGAAAACCAAGGGCAAAGTCTTGAATTACCTGCAATACAGGGGCTTTAATGCCTTTGAAATTTGGCGACAGTGGCAAACAGAAGAAGATGACGAGTAA